In the Cheilinus undulatus linkage group 19, ASM1832078v1, whole genome shotgun sequence genome, one interval contains:
- the ngdn gene encoding neuroguidin, with amino-acid sequence MAASVDNDLIESDLLKVVQLVKSLTEQVASVTIHIRELLTKVKNGTFKTSKGLSFLDLRYHLLLFYLQDLTHLISIKTDGGKIKDSEALNRLVTVRTVLEKMRPLDHKLKYQIDKLVRTAITGSLAENDPLQLRPNPENLISKLSESEESDGEAESKTKKKADPSSGRKYVPPKIAAVHYDGDMTEADRKKAQAERQRRAALRSSVIQELRQQYSDAPEEIRDRRDFQSERESREELHRKNYEESMMVRLNTPNHQKNARKRGMMSMSGQLSSITHFSDITALTGEGGQDGDNFRPKKKKKLMKKKTKRKAFKKHR; translated from the exons ATGGCAGCCTCTGTTGATAAC GATTTGATTGAAAGTGATCTACTAAAAGTGGTACAGTTGGTGAAAAGTCTGACAGAACAG gTTGCTTCAGTAACAATCCACATTCGGGAGCTGCTGACTAAAGTCAAAAATGGGACATTTAAGACTTCAAAG ggtTTGTCTTTCTTGGACCTTCGGTATCACCTTCTGCTTTTCTACCTTCAAGACCTCACTCACCTGATCAGCATCAAAACAGACGGAGGGAAAATAAAGGACAGTGAGGCCCTGAACAGATTGGTCACTGTCAGAACG GTCCTGGAGAAGATGCGGCCACTGGATCACAAACTAAAGTACCAAATTGATAAACTCGTGCGAACAGCCATCACTGGCAGTTTGG CTGAAAACGACCCCCTACAGCTGCGTCCTAATCCTGAGAATCTCATCAGCAAG TTAAGTGAGTCTGAGGAGTCTGACGGTGAAGCTGAGagtaaaacaaagaagaaagcaGACCCCTCTAGTGGCAGGAAATATGTACCGCCGAAGATTGCTGCAGTGCATTATG ATGGTGACATGACAGAGGCAGACAGGAAGAAGGCTCAGGCAGAGCGGCAGCGGCGGGCCGCCCTCAGAAGCTCAGTGATCCAGGAGCTGAGGCAGCAGTACAGCGATGCGCCTGAGGAGATCAGGGACAGACGAGACTTCCAGAGCGAGCGGGAGAGCCGTGAGGAGCTACACAG gAAAAATTATGAGGAGTCGATGATGGTGCGTCTTAACACGCCCAACCATCAGAAAAACGCCAGAAAAAGAGGCATGATGTCAATGTCTGGCCAGCTGAGCAGTATAACCCACTTCAGTGACATAACAGCGCTGACAGGCGAGGGCGGACAG GATGGAGACAACTTTCGgcccaagaagaagaagaaactcaTGAAGAAGAAAACCAAAAGAAAAG CTTTTAAAAAGCACAGATAA
- the cebp1 gene encoding CCAAT/enhancer binding protein (C/EBP) 1 produces the protein MMSDSRVSSVIQEWVSAYPAHTHTQTLNPTTSNHADSTDQLAQIDMMPYSQSHGLGRGGSDDRVAEQMMGLPYLSYTTSCLSNTSNNGGTIHHQSHANTQQDFSSFLLPTLRAPINKRTISKDSVEYRMRRERNNIAVRKSRDKARRRIMLTQQRAVQLQEENQKLQMRIGQLTQELDTLKHILSQRHLHGAEDAIEGASDI, from the exons ATG ATGTCAGACTCCAGGGTGTCCTCTGTCATCCAGGAGTGGGTGAGCGCATACCCGGCTCACACCCACACCCAGACCCTGAATCCCACCACCTCCAACCACGCAGATTCAACCGATCAGCTGGCTCAAATTGACATGATGCCGTACAGCCAGTCTCATGGGCTGGGGAGAGGGGGCAGTGATGACAGAGTGGCTGAGCAGATGATGGGCCTGCCCTACCTGTCATATACGACTTCCTGTCTCAGCAACACCTCAAACAACGGGGGCACGATCCACCACCAGAGCCACGCCAACACTCAGCAG GActtctcctccttcctcctgcCGACTCTGCGTGCCCCCATAAACAAGAGGACCATCAGCAAGGACAGTGTGGAGTACCGCATGCGCCGCGAAAGGAACAACATTGCTGTGAGAAAAAGCCGGGACAAGGCCCGAAGGAGGATCATGCTGACTCAGCAGAGGGCCGTGCAGCTGCAGGAGGAAAACCAGAAGCTGCAGATGAGGATAGGGCAGCTGACGCAGGAGCTGGACACTCTCAAACACATCCTGTCTCAGCGGCACCTCCACGGAGCTGAAGACGCCATAGAGGGGGCATCTGATATCTAG